CAATACTTTCAACAATAGAAGGTGCTGCACTTTCCAAAATGGCGGACAGAAAACAGCTTAATGGAGATATAGAAGGACCACTCGATATTGATACTGCCCTGTCTAGTGAAGCGGCTAAAAGAAAAGGAATAGAATCTCATGTTCCTGGAGAAGTTGATATATTTCTCACCCCTGATATTGAGGCAGGCTATGCTCTGTCTCAGTTTATGAGTTTTCTAGGCAAAATGCCCATTATTGGAGTTTTGCTCGGGACACCTTATCCAATTGTGATTCATCCATCTTTTGTTCCGATTAAATACAAAAAAGCAGAAATATGTGCCGCAGCTTTTAATTTATAGCCATTAGTTAATTAATTATTTAGTTCTTGGTAGAGATGACAATTTCATACCTTACAAATATCTATCTCATTCTCAGAATATTCTTTATGTTTTTTAATTAATCTTCTAACTCTGCACCCGGTTTTGATAACCTAACTGACTTATCAAATTCATCAAGGATCTCTTCAGAAGGTTCTTTATCAATTAAGCTAAAGATTATAATAGCTATAAATGAAAGGATAAATCCAGGCACAATTTCATAAAGTCCCAGTGGTGTTCCGATAATATCCCACAATATAACGGTTAGACCACCAACAATTATACCAGCTAACGCGCCATTTCTAGTAGTTCTTCTCCAAAATAAAGACATAATAATTAAAGGACCAAAAGTAGCTCCAAAACCAGCCCATGCATAAGCCACAAGCTCTAATACCTGCCCTTCAACCCAAGCTAAAGCATATGCTATTATAGTTATTATTAATACGCAAATTCTTCCTCCCCAAATCAGTTCTTTTTCACTTGCTTCTTTTCTTAAAAATCTTCTATAGAAGTCCTGAATTAAAGCACTAGATGAAACTAATAACTGAGAATCTACTGTACTCATTATTGCAGCCAATACTGCAGCTAGTAAAATACCTGCAATTAATGGATGAAAAATCAACTGTACAAGTTCAAGAAAGACCCACTCTGAATCGGGAAGGGGATTGTCCATACCAAAGACACCAATACCCATAAATCCTACCATTGAAGCTCCAAGTAAAGTTAAAACCACCCATACTATAGCAATTAAACGGGAACTTTTAATATCTCTAAGAGAGCTAATTGCCATAAAACGAGCTAATATATGAGGTTGGCCAAAATAACCTAGCCCCCATGCTAGAGCCGAAATTATACCTATAAAGCCTATGGCTCCGGTAGAATCCCAAAATACACCTTCTGAAAAGTTATAACTAACTCCTCTTGTAATGTCTAGTAAATCAATATTAATACTACCAACTTGTGTTAAAACACCCTCGAAACCTCCAAGATGGTTAATAACACCTATTGGGGTAATTACTAACGCTAAAAACATTAAACTT
The Natranaerofaba carboxydovora genome window above contains:
- the putP gene encoding sodium/proline symporter PutP, with product MNSIVFTFLAYLIFMIVVGIITYKKTHTLDDYVLAGRGLNKWVAALSAQASDMSGWLLLGLPGAAYASGMGQWSIWMCIGLATGTMFNWQYIAKKLRVYTELSGNSLTLSEFFSNRFRDNSEVLRIVSAIFIVVFFCFYTASGLVAGGKLFESFLGVEYLVALTIGTIVILIYTAIGGFIAVTWLDFVNGSLMFLALVITPIGVINHLGGFEGVLTQVGSINIDLLDITRGVSYNFSEGVFWDSTGAIGFIGIISALAWGLGYFGQPHILARFMAISSLRDIKSSRLIAIVWVVLTLLGASMVGFMGIGVFGMDNPLPDSEWVFLELVQLIFHPLIAGILLAAVLAAIMSTVDSQLLVSSSALIQDFYRRFLRKEASEKELIWGGRICVLIITIIAYALAWVEGQVLELVAYAWAGFGATFGPLIIMSLFWRRTTRNGALAGIIVGGLTVILWDIIGTPLGLYEIVPGFILSFIAIIIFSLIDKEPSEEILDEFDKSVRLSKPGAELED